Within the Anguilla anguilla isolate fAngAng1 chromosome 19, fAngAng1.pri, whole genome shotgun sequence genome, the region CTAGATGAgtcgtgggggggggcggggaggcgaGGCAGATGGGGGGAGGTTATGTTATTTTGTCGGAGCTGAAAGCAGTGAAGGCTGTTGTACTTTAGCCCTGGTGTGGAATTCGCCGTGCAGCGACTGACCAAAGCTACGCAGGCTTCTGAGACTGCCTGACTCACAATCTgtacccctcctccctccctccctctctctatctccctccccccccaccccccctcacctgtcgGCCGGCCTCGCTGTTGTGCTGGTTCATGGCGAGCAGGGCGTGTCCGTGCGGGGCGTGGCCGTGCGGGGCGTGTCCGTGCGGGGCGGAGACGTTCCAGGCAGAGCGGTGGATGAAGTGGCGGCTGAGGGCGGAGCCGTACTGGACGTGGTCGGAGCAGCCCCCCCAGTGCCAGCCCCCCCCGCTGGGGGTGCCCCGCCCCGGCAGGCCGCCGTCGCACGCGCAGTCCGTCACGTTCCCCGCGCTGCAGGACCGCGTCACCGCGTGCACCAACCCCGCCGCCATCACCGCGAAGATGAAGGCCGTCTCCTTCGTCCCTGCACCCAGCCAATCATCACAATGCTTTTCAGCCCAAAGGTCCCCAACGCTTTACAATAGCACACCGACTTGGGCtaggggtcaagggtcactACTGTAGAAATTGCTTGACGTCCTACAGTCAGAATCACTGCCCAGCTACAGGAACCACGCCCTGCTGAGGGAGAGCTTCAGGCTAACAGATCCCCTAGACTGACCAGATAGTCAGCTCTGTATTCCTCAATTGCAAATTTGCACTAGACTTCTGTcttcacattaaaatgtccagtgttaaatcaactcttacagagtacacaaGACCCTGCTCTGGTAAGACCATATGAACtatgttagagttgaattaacactgggaatTTTACAGTGTCAAACACAGCTATAAGAGTTTTACCAATAAATGAAGAATAGATCATAAATTTTCATGCAGCCAAAATTAAGGAAGTTGAGTTTACAGGGAACCCCTTGTGCGcatgtgattatttttcatatatcaACAGAAGGTAAGTTAAAACAAatcagatttattattattaaaaaacgCAAGTATTTAACCAATCAATGCATCACAATATAAACACCCACAGCTTCAATGGTGAATGCGCAGCATCTAACGATCCTAATGTAACTAGCCTAATTCAAACAGGACTGCAGCCGCCGACGGATCCCCCTGTCACTCACCACTGTTCAGCTCGTATCCGAAGACGGACAGATCTTTGGTGGTGGAACAGTTCCACCGCTCGTGCTTAAACTGCGTCTGGCACTCGGATATACCCAGGCGCGCGCCGTCCTTGATGCTCGGTAAGAGATACGGTTTTCTTCTGCACAGATCCTTCTGTTCGTTCGTGAGCGGTAGACTTTCGCATCCCAGATTCTCAGGCACTCCCGCGGACATAACGCCCAGCCACCTGACACAGACCAGTGAACAGGTTAAATATGCATCTTTGTAGTTTGCTAACTAACCGTGTAGGCTAATGCAGgctaaataaatttattttaatgtgaggTAAAATCACAAAGCATTAACGAAGACTCCGGAATCATTTGCTCATTACTTACATCCAATTTCCTCGACAGAGGAGGGGGCATACCGAAAATAAGACGAGAAGAACCACGCACATTTGATAAATTCCCAAATCAGCACGACCATCCATGACCTTCACATTTATAAGGACACCATGGCGACGCAGCACAAATTCCAGTGATTTGTTTAAAACTTCTTGAGGTTACATCCTAGCCCACTTAATCAGACTGTGGTTTTACCGTTCTGCCCGTAGTTTCATTCAGTAATCCTTTTTCTTGGCATCTATTAAACGACGTGCAGCCGCAAAAGGATCAACCCTCATTCCTTTTACGGAAACAATCAGTTTTATCCTGGTCCAGCGGAATTCAGTTgaacggccccccccccccccccccccccgtactgACACCTGGACTGCGATTGGCCAGagtgaatattaatattcagaAGTCTTGACTGTTTGTACGGTAATTTGATGACGTTAGGaatcttgtttttttacacTGGCTCTTGGGTTGGCCGCGAAGAGTATTGAAGCGCAACTTGGAAAAATacccacacacagtcagagaacTACGCAAGCGAGACATTCGGAACCCTCTGATAAATCTGTGGCAAAAATACTGctgctacaactactactactactactactaataataataataataataattcaggttGTActaataggcctatatattgAAGTTGCAACTTCAATAGAAACAGATTAACACATAAAATAGGCTTCACATATTAACATGAgaaatttatgaaatgaaattaaaaaatggaattgctaaaataaaatataggtaataaaacttcaaacaataattaatccaacaaaataatgtattgtattattgtttttgttcaattAAGTTACATTTGactgttatttcatttttttttttttgctattattGTCCTATTcttcaatattattattgtaaccTATCTTTTGCCATTGCTGCAGAGTTATTTTGTTATTCGAAATGACAATATTACCGCAGCGCGTAAACTTTGATGGGCAGATTTTGTAACCTCAATTGGACTGTTGCAGTTTTACCTTTTCATTTAATCTGTTTTGTGCCCGAATACTCTCTtgcaaaattaattataaaggCGGAACCCATTCGCAGTCTCTTTGGGAAACGACCTTAATGTAGTTTAATTCAATGTTTCGTAATAATTTTAATCTTTAATTTATATTCTATTTTTGTGCAGCCTAGGTTTTATCGGGGTGttctgacaaaaatatttaaaattctacAATATGaagacatgctgcagtattaGCCTATCATTTAACAGGATGGAAAGGCCGATATCCGCAACATTTGTAAAGTTTAAGATCAGCAGTGGTGGTCCAAATACACCTCctaaacaagcacaaacacgaataaacacaatttaacttattcaatatattaaaaagcgaaaaaaggtataaaacaaaacaagtatGCTGTAATATTATGTGCCCAGGTTAGAAAATAAATTCACGAAATCTTGAGATACCGATGAATTACGTTTTCTGCAATAACATTTCCAgcaaattaagaaataatagatgccaataaataaatgcattagcctaataaaaataaataaataaaatctcacGATTGAGAAAGATAGTGTATAAATCGCGCGGACGTAGGCAGTAAAATGTGACCGCATGTCAGGACCTGAAAATCAGAACAAATGCTATCTAAATTGAAACGCCAATCTTCAGTGTTCATGGACCAAAAAAATCAGTTCCAgaacttttttgcttttaaatataCCTTCACACCTTTCTTATTTGTAAAATACTGGATATTTTGGTGACTTTGACAAATTGGgaaaaactgggaaaaaacATTAATGGGCTAATTGGCAGACGTAGCCGCTACAGTGCATGAGTTTACTGGCCTATGTATGTAGAGGGGCGTTCATTTTCAGAATACAAACCCAAGTAAGCACATGACAACACGAAGAAAGCATGTTCTacacaaatatttaaagtttCTTCCTCTCCCAAAttagtgtgtgtttctgaaatTACAGATGGAAAATTGTCTGTTTTGACTATCCTTTTTTAGTGTACATTTCCCCGACCTCCGAACGGGGTATGTGTGCGCGTACTTGTGTAAACTACGAATTTCAAAGCACTTCAGAGGACGCGCGGGGAACTGGAATGGGAGAGCGGACTGTATGCAGGTGGGTATTTAATCTCAGTGCCGCCAAAATGATCTTTCTGTGGCTGAGGAGCCCCAACTCAGAAAGATCATTAGCCCAAGCCATATGCTTTTTGCAGCAGAAGTAAATCTATGTAACTTGCAAGGAACTGATCAGGTTGCAGGAAACCAAACTCATAAAACATAGTTAGGCTTTCCCGGGTTTGGCTCTAGGGCTTCCTGGGTCGAGACTGCGGCCAGTCACAGAACTGGGAATATAACGCCGAGTGAATCTGGCGGGGTTTACTACGTGGCGGCTAGACACCTCGCTACTAATGACGTAGTCACCACCAAAAATACCATGCATACGCAGTGCAAAAATGCGTTCATATTGTCTCACGCGCTGAGGAACGAGAGAAAAAaggttattttgctttttaaatttttttttacttctgtgcATTTGCATAGAATAACTTAAATAATTACTTACAAAAAGGaacatttattatgtatttattattgcaCGGATACGATAAATGATTGTGAATGCATTCTTACAGACGTACTTTAGAAATTAGATAATTAtagtaattgcatttttatgacGCATTCCTCACCAAGTGCTATGCAGTGATGAGGGTGAAACTCGCCTCGACCACCGCCCACCAATAATGAAACAGACAGGAACCATaggaaaatatacattttaatgtaagcATGTAGAGCTACATGGACATATTACGCATGTTTTACAGATCAAAACATAAGCTGCCGaatacatttcctgttttatatgGTATAACGCGCACATATGATcacattgaaatgaaaagcGGCTTCAAAACGGCATGTGGAATTTCAGTTATGAGCCGAAGCCAGATCGACTGAAATATTAACCGACTACGTCTAGAGCAACGGAACCATTACGATACCATTCATACTGCTGGAAAAATCACTTTGCATCTGTCGGAATATTAATTTTCAATACGAAATGTCACTCACGCCCCGTGtctacacacaacacaaaaggGCTGGGGTCAAATCCAGATTTAAAAGTCTCTCTCTTTACACTCTGACACACAATTGACTTCCTGGATGTTCATTTCAATATacttctgtaaaaataaaattctttatACAACCAATTCCTGGATTGAGCCCAATGGCCTCAACTCTATAATCTTTACCATGCAGCAACCGATAGAACATATAAACACGTACATACAATTAaccattctgtaaacatattttactcTGAGCATTAACAAAGGCACATTaatctgtataaaaatatatacaaatgtaaaattat harbors:
- the LOC118218776 gene encoding protein Wnt-16-like gives rise to the protein MDGRADLGIYQMCVVLLVLFSVCPLLCRGNWMWLGVMSAGVPENLGCESLPLTNEQKDLCRRKPYLLPSIKDGARLGISECQTQFKHERWNCSTTKDLSVFGYELNSGTKETAFIFAVMAAGLVHAVTRSCSAGNVTDCACDGGLPGRGTPSGGGWHWGGCSDHVQYGSALSRHFIHRSAWNVSAPHGHAPHGHAPHGHALLAMNQHNSEAGRQAVAKTMSTACRCHGVSGSCAVRTCWRTLAAFGRVGVFLKERYEAGVQVQGRSERAVRRKERARRRVPVAPDELVFLRKSPNYCLEDRRLGVAGTRGRSCSRASPGPDSCSLLCCGRGYNTRLVRHAQRCDCKFVWCCYVRCRLCESVSDVHTCK